A region of Streptomyces sp. WMMC500 DNA encodes the following proteins:
- a CDS encoding ATP-binding cassette domain-containing protein: MTELVGYVLSGLVTGAIFAVMASGLTLSYAATGVLNFAHGAIGFVSALLFFQLTTGAGWPPWLAALVAVGVVAPLLGYVLHRVMFKGLSTSGEIAQIVATIGLSIALPALGMWIVDLLISAGADVPAMTEGRSARGIGPRPVENWHPSSWLTLDSDQVTTFAFAAVAAVALWAVMRHTPLGLRMRATVDRRNLATLRGIDADAASAQAWMLSSTLAALAGVLAIPVLGVDASAFTLLLFASATAAVFGRLQSIPVTFAAGLALGVVQNLVVGYAGFAEDITGLRSAIPALLLFAGLLVFNRSRERLAGSIAEDTPPPDYLADVPRLRRALPWSVGTAALVVWAFTVGDAYWTGLVAHGLVLALIFSSFVVVTGIGGMINLAQASFAALAALTVGYAFHSGLPYAVAMALGVLAATVAGLVVALPALRLGGRVLALATFALALIADQVLFQIDSFSNGSVGWELPPLSLGFADTSDHRVQIVLLLALIGLVMLMVRNLERSSSGRAILAVRSAPTAALSAGISATRAKLTLFALSSCIAGLGGVLYGTVAGRITVTDLPAMSGFVWLAVVVLQGVRRIGGAVLAGLMVALFPELLALVTESPHLGAVLFGLGGILLAKHPDGLLAQFAERRYHRHRRERREEQAAGAPPPRHPVPDRPRALLRLESIVAGYGDTTVLRGVDLDVPAGSVVALLGANGGGKTTLCAAAAGTLRPVGGRVLLDGRDITAWPAHRRARAGVFLAPEGRGVFPALTVEENLAVSLPRDADRQSVYERLPRLKERRAIAAGALSGGEQQILALAPLLVHPPKVLIADEPSLGLAPLVVDQVFQLFGELRDRGAAIVIVEEKATEALRLADTVAFMRLGRVAWLGPRSDVDDERLASAYLGLAETELTSDQH; the protein is encoded by the coding sequence ATGACGGAGCTTGTCGGCTATGTGCTGAGCGGGCTGGTGACAGGTGCGATCTTCGCGGTGATGGCGTCCGGGCTGACGCTCTCGTACGCGGCGACCGGCGTGCTGAACTTCGCGCACGGCGCCATCGGTTTCGTCAGCGCGCTGCTCTTCTTCCAGCTGACCACCGGAGCGGGCTGGCCGCCGTGGCTCGCCGCCCTCGTCGCCGTGGGCGTCGTGGCGCCGCTCCTGGGCTACGTTCTGCACCGGGTCATGTTCAAGGGCCTGTCCACCTCCGGGGAGATCGCGCAGATCGTCGCGACCATCGGACTCAGCATCGCCCTGCCCGCCCTGGGCATGTGGATCGTCGATCTGCTGATCTCCGCCGGCGCGGACGTCCCGGCCATGACCGAGGGCAGGAGCGCCCGCGGGATCGGACCGAGGCCGGTGGAGAACTGGCATCCGTCCTCCTGGCTCACGCTGGACTCCGACCAGGTCACGACCTTCGCGTTCGCCGCCGTCGCCGCCGTGGCACTGTGGGCGGTGATGCGGCACACGCCTCTCGGCCTGCGCATGCGGGCGACCGTGGACCGCAGGAACCTCGCGACGCTGCGCGGCATCGACGCCGACGCCGCATCGGCGCAGGCCTGGATGCTCAGCTCTACGCTCGCCGCGCTGGCCGGCGTGCTCGCGATCCCCGTCCTCGGCGTCGACGCCTCGGCCTTCACCTTGCTGCTGTTCGCGTCCGCAACCGCCGCGGTCTTCGGGCGGCTGCAGTCGATACCGGTGACCTTCGCGGCGGGCCTCGCCCTCGGAGTCGTACAGAACCTGGTCGTCGGATACGCCGGCTTCGCCGAGGACATCACCGGTCTGCGCAGTGCGATACCGGCCCTGCTCCTGTTCGCCGGCCTGCTCGTGTTCAACCGGTCGCGCGAACGCCTCGCCGGATCGATCGCCGAGGACACACCCCCGCCCGACTACCTCGCCGACGTGCCCCGGCTGCGCCGCGCGCTGCCGTGGTCGGTGGGCACGGCCGCTCTGGTGGTGTGGGCGTTCACCGTGGGGGATGCGTACTGGACCGGCCTCGTCGCGCACGGCCTCGTACTCGCCCTGATCTTCAGCTCGTTCGTCGTCGTCACCGGGATCGGCGGGATGATCAACCTGGCGCAGGCGTCGTTCGCCGCGCTCGCCGCCCTCACCGTCGGCTACGCCTTCCACAGCGGCCTTCCGTACGCCGTCGCCATGGCGCTCGGCGTGCTGGCCGCGACGGTCGCGGGACTGGTCGTGGCGCTGCCCGCGCTGCGGCTCGGCGGACGTGTCCTGGCCCTCGCCACGTTCGCGCTGGCACTGATCGCCGACCAGGTGCTCTTCCAGATCGACTCCTTCAGCAACGGCAGCGTCGGCTGGGAACTGCCTCCCCTGTCACTGGGCTTCGCCGACACGAGCGATCACCGGGTGCAGATCGTGCTGCTGCTCGCGCTCATCGGCCTGGTCATGCTGATGGTCCGCAACCTCGAGCGCTCGAGTTCCGGCCGCGCCATCCTGGCGGTCCGGTCGGCGCCGACGGCCGCGCTGTCGGCCGGCATCTCCGCCACCCGGGCCAAGCTCACCCTCTTCGCCCTGTCGTCCTGCATCGCCGGACTCGGCGGCGTACTGTACGGGACGGTCGCCGGCCGGATCACGGTCACCGACCTGCCGGCGATGTCGGGGTTCGTCTGGCTGGCGGTCGTGGTGCTGCAGGGCGTCCGGCGCATCGGCGGCGCGGTGCTCGCCGGGCTGATGGTCGCGCTGTTCCCGGAGCTGCTCGCGCTGGTCACCGAATCTCCCCACCTGGGTGCCGTGCTCTTCGGGCTGGGCGGCATCCTGCTGGCCAAGCACCCGGACGGTCTCCTCGCCCAGTTCGCCGAGCGCCGCTACCACAGGCACAGGCGCGAGCGCCGCGAAGAGCAGGCGGCCGGGGCTCCGCCACCCCGGCACCCGGTCCCCGACCGGCCGCGCGCCCTGCTGCGGCTGGAGTCGATCGTCGCCGGGTACGGCGACACCACCGTCCTGCGCGGCGTCGACCTCGACGTACCGGCCGGCAGCGTCGTGGCGCTCCTCGGCGCCAACGGCGGGGGGAAGACCACCCTGTGCGCGGCAGCCGCCGGCACGCTACGGCCGGTGGGCGGCCGGGTACTGCTGGACGGCCGGGACATCACCGCCTGGCCGGCCCACCGCAGGGCACGCGCGGGGGTGTTCCTCGCCCCCGAGGGGCGCGGCGTCTTCCCGGCGCTGACGGTCGAGGAGAATCTCGCCGTCTCCCTTCCCCGGGACGCGGACAGGCAGTCGGTGTACGAGCGGCTGCCCCGCCTCAAGGAGCGCCGCGCCATCGCCGCGGGCGCCCTGTCGGGCGGCGAGCAGCAGATCCTGGCGCTGGCCCCGCTCCTCGTACACCCGCCGAAGGTGCTGATCGCGGACGAGCCTTCGCTCGGCCTGGCGCCCCTCGTCGTCGACCAGGTCTTCCAGCTCTTCGGTGAGCTGCGGGACAGGGGTGCCGCCATCGTCATCGTGGAGGAGAAGGCCACCGAAGCCCTCCGGCTGGCCGACACCGTGGCGTTCATGCGCCTGGGGCGGGTGGCCTGGCTCGGGCCACGGTCCGACGTCGACGACGAGCGCCTGGCATCGGCCTACCTGGGACTCGCCGAAACGGAGCTGACCAGTGATCAGCATTGA
- a CDS encoding ABC transporter substrate-binding protein: MHGYKVAKARSWLAAAVALITLSAGCAAESDGSGGSDEGDVLGDTIKVGGLVTKTSPVGYTTAEAEVGAAARFARANAEGGVDGRTIDFIGAEDDTMTAAAADAAVKKLVQREEVFAIVPWVAFGAGTSPVAEDAGVTRFGWGVSRGWCTSKLSYGVSGCLQPEDTEDEDLLWSRGYTQHQIADVLGGKDGRADGQSVWIQGIDNSDSSNGVRQADELWAAAGYEVAGASASVPAAAPPQDWLPYLNKIMKSDGGGPPDVVFSIMSGATNLGLYGALRKAGYEGIIVDATSYDPRLLADPQGAQVMEGVYTGVSFAPFEADIPEVEQMMDDVRKEEPEHVFTQATAMGYWAADMFLTALEEAGKDVTAERYRAALDKLQYENPAVGKLSFPRSRTEPSPCSALVQVRQGEFVEAQPLECFEK; the protein is encoded by the coding sequence ATGCACGGTTACAAGGTCGCCAAGGCCAGGTCGTGGCTGGCCGCGGCGGTGGCGCTGATCACGCTGTCGGCGGGCTGCGCCGCGGAGAGCGACGGGTCCGGGGGGTCCGACGAGGGCGATGTCCTGGGCGACACCATCAAGGTAGGCGGGCTGGTCACCAAGACCAGCCCGGTCGGCTACACGACGGCCGAGGCGGAGGTCGGTGCCGCGGCCCGGTTCGCGAGGGCCAACGCCGAAGGCGGGGTGGACGGCCGCACGATCGACTTCATCGGCGCCGAGGACGACACGATGACCGCAGCAGCCGCCGATGCGGCCGTCAAGAAGCTGGTGCAGCGGGAGGAGGTCTTCGCCATCGTCCCGTGGGTCGCGTTCGGCGCCGGGACCTCGCCCGTCGCGGAGGACGCCGGCGTCACGAGGTTCGGCTGGGGGGTCAGCAGGGGCTGGTGTACGTCAAAGCTCTCGTACGGGGTGAGCGGCTGCCTGCAGCCGGAGGACACCGAGGACGAGGATCTGCTGTGGAGCCGCGGATACACGCAGCACCAGATAGCGGACGTGCTCGGCGGCAAGGACGGCAGGGCCGACGGGCAGTCGGTCTGGATCCAGGGCATCGACAACAGTGACAGCTCGAACGGGGTGCGGCAGGCCGACGAGCTGTGGGCCGCCGCCGGCTACGAGGTGGCTGGTGCGTCCGCGTCGGTCCCCGCGGCCGCCCCGCCGCAGGACTGGCTCCCGTACCTCAACAAGATCATGAAGTCCGACGGCGGTGGCCCGCCCGACGTCGTGTTCTCGATCATGTCCGGTGCGACGAACCTGGGCCTGTACGGCGCTCTGCGCAAGGCGGGGTACGAGGGGATCATCGTCGACGCCACGAGCTACGACCCCAGGCTGCTCGCCGACCCCCAGGGGGCACAGGTCATGGAAGGCGTCTACACGGGGGTCTCCTTCGCTCCCTTCGAGGCGGACATCCCCGAGGTCGAGCAGATGATGGACGACGTCCGCAAGGAGGAGCCCGAGCACGTCTTCACGCAGGCCACGGCGATGGGCTACTGGGCGGCCGACATGTTCCTGACGGCGCTGGAGGAGGCGGGCAAGGACGTCACCGCCGAGAGGTACCGCGCCGCGCTCGACAAGCTGCAGTACGAGAACCCGGCCGTCGGCAAACTCAGCTTCCCACGGAGCAGGACGGAGCCGAGCCCCTGCTCGGCGCTGGTTCAGGTGCGCCAAGGCGAGTTCGTCGAGGCACAGCCGCTCGAGTGCTTCGAGAAGTGA
- a CDS encoding acetyl-CoA acetyltransferase, whose product MGSHGITDRVAIVGMGCTRFGERWDMGFDDLLIEAAQDAFTSAGIGKGEVDAFWLGTVQSGMSGLALSRPLRLANKPVTRVENYCATGSEALRQAAYAVTSGAYDVAVAIGCEKVKDSGHQGLNAFPIPGDGTARSLTAAAMFSMIVPAYAARYEVAEEELRTALARIASKNHANGARNPRAQFRKEISVERLCAMPPVAGRLSVLDCAGVADGAAAAVVVRAEDAHRYTDKPLLVKALSFVSGDGSGLMDPDYDYTTFPEVTAAAQEAYRQAGIRDPRAELALAEVHDCFTPAELVLLEDLGLAERGTAHRLVREGAFDLDGEVPVNPDGGLKSFGHPVGASGLRMVFEAWLQLRDEAPAGRRVGTYGKRSLALTHNLGGYPGEMVSFVGVFGTG is encoded by the coding sequence ATGGGATCACACGGAATCACCGACCGGGTCGCGATCGTCGGCATGGGGTGCACGCGCTTCGGCGAGCGCTGGGACATGGGCTTCGACGACCTGCTGATCGAGGCGGCCCAGGATGCCTTCACGTCGGCCGGAATCGGCAAGGGCGAGGTGGACGCCTTCTGGCTCGGCACGGTGCAGTCCGGCATGAGCGGGCTCGCCCTGTCGCGCCCGCTGCGCCTTGCGAACAAGCCGGTGACGAGGGTCGAGAACTACTGCGCGACCGGATCCGAGGCGCTGCGCCAGGCGGCCTACGCCGTCACCAGCGGAGCCTACGACGTCGCCGTGGCCATCGGCTGCGAGAAGGTCAAGGACTCCGGTCACCAGGGTCTCAACGCCTTCCCGATCCCGGGGGACGGTACCGCGCGCTCGCTCACCGCCGCCGCCATGTTCTCGATGATCGTCCCCGCATACGCCGCGCGCTACGAGGTCGCCGAGGAGGAGCTGCGGACGGCCCTTGCGCGCATCGCGTCGAAGAACCATGCCAACGGCGCCCGGAACCCGCGGGCCCAGTTCCGCAAGGAGATCTCCGTCGAGCGACTGTGCGCGATGCCTCCGGTCGCTGGGCGGCTGTCCGTACTCGACTGCGCGGGCGTGGCCGACGGCGCGGCGGCGGCGGTCGTGGTGCGGGCGGAGGACGCCCATCGGTACACGGACAAGCCGCTGCTGGTCAAGGCGCTGTCGTTCGTGTCCGGGGACGGCTCCGGGCTGATGGACCCGGACTACGACTACACCACGTTCCCGGAGGTGACGGCCGCGGCGCAGGAGGCGTACCGCCAGGCCGGCATCCGCGACCCGCGGGCGGAGCTCGCGCTCGCGGAGGTCCACGACTGCTTCACGCCCGCGGAGCTCGTGCTCCTGGAAGACCTCGGGCTGGCCGAGCGCGGCACCGCCCACCGCCTCGTCCGGGAGGGGGCCTTCGACCTCGACGGCGAGGTGCCCGTCAACCCCGACGGCGGGCTGAAGTCCTTCGGCCACCCCGTCGGGGCGTCGGGCCTGCGCATGGTGTTCGAGGCGTGGCTGCAACTGCGGGACGAGGCGCCCGCCGGGCGACGCGTCGGCACGTACGGGAAGCGGTCACTCGCGCTGACCCACAATCTCGGCGGCTATCCGGGGGAGATGGTGAGCTTCGTCGGGGTCTTCGGGACAGGGTGA
- a CDS encoding OB-fold domain-containing protein gives MRGILGWGTYVPFWRLDRGRITPARSGARSVAGYDEDATTMGVAAARLALRHARAAPTELWFATADPPYLDRTNATAVHAALRLDRTCTAYDAIGSVRSATGALRTGLTAAGPTLVVVSDLRTGRPGGPDEAAGGDAAAALVLGSDDDGPVLAELVATASVTAEFLDRWRIPGEPVSRLWEERFGEKVYADLGHEVVTSVLDAAGVAPGEVGALVVAGLHAKSAEAVAARSGVPAGAVTDRLDGRVGNPGAAQPAFLLAAALERAAPGQVVVLVSLADGADAFVWRTTPALREHPHPLPMADQLDHGRGVPYLTFLAWRGMVAPEPPRRPEPARASASAALRNQDWKFGFVGSADEGGTVSLPPSPLDSTAVPMAGRRGTVVTCTVDRLAYSPSPPVLFAVVDFDGGGRLPVELTDVDGEEPAIGDRVEMTFRRLHTADGVHNYFWKARPVREKGV, from the coding sequence ATGCGAGGAATCCTTGGCTGGGGCACCTACGTCCCCTTCTGGCGCCTTGACCGGGGCCGGATCACACCGGCGCGGTCCGGGGCGCGGTCGGTTGCCGGATACGACGAGGACGCGACGACGATGGGGGTGGCGGCGGCGCGCCTGGCACTCCGCCACGCCCGGGCGGCGCCGACCGAACTCTGGTTCGCCACCGCTGATCCGCCCTATCTGGACCGGACCAACGCGACGGCCGTGCATGCGGCCTTGCGCCTGGACCGGACCTGCACCGCCTACGACGCGATCGGCTCGGTGCGCTCCGCGACGGGAGCGCTGCGTACCGGCCTGACCGCGGCGGGGCCGACGCTCGTGGTGGTCTCCGACCTGCGAACCGGCCGCCCCGGCGGGCCCGACGAAGCCGCCGGCGGCGATGCCGCCGCCGCACTCGTCCTCGGCTCCGACGACGACGGCCCCGTGCTGGCCGAACTGGTGGCCACGGCGTCGGTCACCGCGGAGTTCCTGGACCGGTGGCGCATCCCCGGGGAGCCGGTGTCGCGGCTGTGGGAGGAGAGGTTCGGCGAGAAGGTCTACGCCGACCTGGGGCACGAGGTGGTCACGTCCGTCCTCGACGCGGCCGGGGTCGCCCCCGGCGAGGTCGGTGCCCTCGTCGTGGCGGGACTGCACGCGAAGTCCGCCGAGGCGGTCGCGGCGCGCTCGGGCGTACCGGCCGGGGCCGTCACCGACCGGCTGGACGGACGGGTCGGGAACCCCGGAGCGGCGCAGCCGGCGTTCCTGCTCGCGGCCGCGTTGGAGCGGGCGGCCCCCGGCCAGGTGGTGGTGCTCGTCTCGCTCGCCGACGGTGCGGACGCGTTCGTGTGGCGTACGACGCCCGCCCTGCGGGAGCATCCGCACCCGCTTCCGATGGCGGACCAGCTCGACCACGGCCGCGGCGTGCCGTATCTGACCTTCCTGGCCTGGCGCGGGATGGTGGCCCCCGAACCGCCGCGCCGGCCCGAGCCGGCTCGCGCCTCGGCCTCGGCGGCGCTGCGCAACCAGGACTGGAAGTTCGGGTTCGTGGGCTCCGCGGACGAAGGCGGAACGGTCAGCCTCCCGCCGTCGCCCCTCGACTCGACGGCGGTCCCGATGGCCGGACGCCGGGGGACGGTCGTCACCTGCACCGTCGACCGCCTCGCCTACTCGCCCAGCCCGCCGGTGCTGTTCGCGGTCGTCGACTTCGACGGCGGCGGACGGCTCCCGGTGGAGCTGACCGACGTCGACGGCGAGGAGCCGGCGATCGGTGACCGGGTCGAGATGACCTTCCGCCGGCTGCACACCGCCGACGGCGTGCACAACTACTTCTGGAAGGCGCGGCCCGTCCGCGAGAAGGGCGTCTGA
- a CDS encoding CoA transferase has protein sequence MTPSTASTSRGPLTGVRILALEQMQALPYATQLLGRLGADVVKIEPPGGGDSGRGSRPAMTDPYGRSVGATFLRNNLGKRSACIDLKDPRGRDLVLRLAPRFDVIAENSRPGRMARLGLGYEDIRRVHPPGVYVSVSGFGNTAPSPYREWPAYAPVVEAMSGIYEMKRAQDAPPTVAPVGALGDIGAALFAAVGILAALRHRGATGRGQYVDIAMFDAMIAMTDIVTNFWSMGLRHGGLGPLIMHGFRARDGWFVLQVGREPHFAKLAELVGRPEWTTDPRLATRDGWLAHLEDVLRPAIEAWAADRTAVEACALLAGHGIAAGPCLSDAQVAADPHVLARNMLVSLPRTDGVAQPVLVPGNPVKLSDMAETGVPRPPWLGEHTEEVLTEELGLSPAEVAGLRTAQVIA, from the coding sequence ATGACCCCGAGCACAGCGAGCACGTCCAGGGGACCTCTGACCGGCGTCCGGATCCTCGCGCTGGAGCAGATGCAGGCCCTTCCCTACGCCACCCAGCTCCTCGGCCGGCTCGGCGCCGACGTCGTCAAGATCGAGCCACCGGGCGGCGGCGACTCCGGGCGCGGCTCGCGGCCCGCGATGACCGACCCGTACGGGCGCAGCGTCGGCGCCACGTTCCTGCGCAACAACCTCGGCAAGCGCAGCGCCTGCATCGACCTCAAGGATCCGCGGGGCCGCGACCTCGTGCTGCGCCTCGCCCCCCGCTTCGACGTGATCGCCGAGAACTCCCGGCCCGGGCGTATGGCCCGGCTCGGTCTGGGCTACGAGGACATCCGGCGGGTCCACCCGCCAGGCGTCTACGTCTCCGTCTCCGGGTTCGGCAACACCGCGCCCTCGCCGTACCGTGAGTGGCCCGCGTACGCCCCCGTCGTGGAGGCCATGTCCGGCATCTACGAGATGAAGCGTGCGCAGGACGCACCGCCCACCGTCGCCCCGGTGGGCGCGCTCGGGGACATCGGCGCGGCCCTGTTCGCCGCGGTCGGCATCCTCGCCGCCCTCCGCCACCGGGGGGCGACAGGCCGCGGCCAGTACGTCGACATCGCGATGTTCGACGCGATGATCGCGATGACGGACATCGTCACGAACTTCTGGTCCATGGGCCTGCGCCACGGTGGCCTGGGACCGCTGATCATGCACGGCTTCCGTGCCAGGGACGGATGGTTCGTGCTCCAGGTGGGGCGCGAACCGCACTTCGCGAAGCTGGCCGAACTCGTCGGCCGCCCGGAGTGGACCACCGATCCCCGCCTCGCCACACGCGACGGGTGGCTCGCCCACCTCGAGGATGTCCTCCGCCCGGCCATCGAGGCCTGGGCCGCCGACCGCACCGCCGTCGAGGCCTGCGCGCTGCTGGCCGGGCACGGGATCGCCGCGGGCCCCTGCCTGTCGGACGCCCAGGTCGCGGCAGATCCGCACGTCCTGGCGCGCAACATGCTCGTGTCGCTTCCCCGGACGGACGGAGTCGCACAACCCGTGCTGGTACCGGGAAACCCGGTGAAGCTGAGCGACATGGCGGAGACCGGCGTACCGCGCCCGCCCTGGCTCGGTGAACACACGGAAGAGGTGCTCACCGAGGAACTCGGCCTCTCCCCCGCGGAGGTCGCCGGACTCCGTACGGCACAGGTCATCGCCTGA
- a CDS encoding ferredoxin, translating into MSRPTWHIEVDRETCLGTGGCAVLAADYFVLSGNRARAVESAVSPDEAVLDAAASCPVEAILVRDAATGRVLAPEE; encoded by the coding sequence ATGTCCCGTCCGACGTGGCACATCGAGGTCGACCGCGAGACATGTCTCGGTACGGGCGGATGTGCCGTTCTCGCCGCGGACTACTTCGTCCTTTCCGGCAACCGCGCCCGCGCCGTCGAGAGCGCGGTGTCCCCGGACGAGGCGGTCCTCGACGCCGCCGCGTCCTGCCCGGTCGAGGCCATCTTGGTCCGCGACGCGGCCACGGGCCGGGTGCTCGCCCCGGAGGAGTAG
- a CDS encoding enoyl-CoA hydratase/isomerase family protein, with amino-acid sequence MTDDPSPEGAGNPAGPTGDDLGTPYLRLDRDGPLAWCVVDRPDSRNALTSAMYFGIRRAVDVVNRDASLAALIITGTGDIFMPGGELRGREPDRWLDFPDLLGVDVTPFEAIRRSPKPVVSAVNGKAQGGGLLIAMLSDVAVVGESVTVRAPELLRGIADTGYAAYLPAQIGIARARDMLLTGREVGAREAESWGLFARVVPDDEVRETAREVAVGICRTAPQARLQVKRIINERYGMVDRTTMDAFLYSEEMCEGTRAFAEKREPSWVPEAFRTGRRL; translated from the coding sequence ATGACGGACGACCCGAGCCCGGAGGGCGCCGGCAACCCGGCCGGCCCCACCGGCGACGACCTGGGCACGCCCTACCTCCGCCTGGACCGCGACGGACCGCTGGCCTGGTGCGTCGTCGACCGCCCCGACTCCCGCAACGCGCTCACCAGCGCGATGTACTTCGGCATCCGCCGGGCCGTGGACGTGGTCAACCGCGACGCGAGCCTCGCCGCCCTGATCATCACCGGCACCGGCGACATCTTCATGCCCGGCGGCGAACTCCGCGGCCGGGAGCCCGACCGCTGGCTGGACTTCCCGGATCTGCTGGGCGTGGACGTCACGCCCTTCGAGGCGATCCGCCGGTCTCCCAAGCCGGTCGTCTCGGCCGTGAACGGCAAGGCGCAGGGCGGCGGCCTGCTCATCGCGATGCTCTCCGACGTCGCCGTGGTGGGCGAGAGCGTCACCGTGCGCGCCCCCGAGTTGCTGCGCGGGATCGCCGACACCGGCTACGCCGCGTACCTCCCGGCGCAGATCGGCATCGCCCGGGCCCGCGACATGCTCCTCACCGGCCGTGAGGTCGGCGCCCGTGAGGCCGAGAGCTGGGGCCTGTTCGCCCGCGTGGTGCCCGACGACGAGGTGCGCGAGACGGCGCGCGAGGTCGCCGTCGGGATCTGCCGCACCGCTCCGCAGGCCCGGCTGCAGGTCAAACGCATCATCAACGAGCGTTACGGCATGGTCGACCGCACGACCATGGACGCCTTCCTCTACTCGGAGGAGATGTGCGAGGGCACCCGGGCCTTCGCCGAGAAGCGGGAACCGTCCTGGGTGCCCGAGGCCTTCCGCACCGGCCGCCGCCTCTGA
- a CDS encoding AMP-binding protein: MADWVNGDQDSLLDLLERRLSSDPHGQFLDLCGTPYSAAALDREVEHIALGLAELGVGPGATVATMLENGPEAVVAWFAIHRLGAIAVPVNTALKGALLRHQLHDAASAVVVVHGELADRPLGVLDSLEGVRHLVVVDERGRPLPETPRVAVHAWADLRKVSGNRPRVRVRPSDLGTIVYTGGTTGPSKGCALSHQYHLSIARQIISSWGRTPDDVVWSPLPLFHFNAISCLLTGTLLNGGRAALSRRFSVSGFWPEINRTGATIASMLGSLAVLVAKAEDHPEAKNSGVAGANTTLRLVTGAPMPPEIDEIFRSRFGVTTFSNAYGTTEASLISWLPAGHPGRPGSAGLVNSEAFIVGIFDDDDRAVPPGTQGEIVCRPRRPHAMFEGYWKRPEATVQAWRNLWFHTGDIGRMDEDGYLYFVDRKADYLRRRGENISSWEIEKVFHEHPAVRDVCVHAVASAVSEDDVKVTLVLRETAEGERPSEETLCRWSIDHLPYYAVPRYFEFRDALPLSETGRSAKHLLRAQGVTEATWDREAAGVTFERR; this comes from the coding sequence ATGGCCGACTGGGTGAACGGCGACCAGGACAGCCTTCTCGATCTGCTGGAGCGACGGCTGTCCTCGGATCCGCACGGGCAGTTCCTGGACCTGTGCGGCACGCCGTACTCCGCCGCCGCGCTCGACCGGGAGGTGGAGCACATCGCGCTCGGCCTGGCCGAGCTGGGTGTGGGCCCGGGGGCGACGGTCGCGACCATGCTGGAGAACGGCCCGGAAGCGGTGGTCGCGTGGTTCGCGATCCACCGGCTCGGGGCCATCGCGGTCCCGGTCAACACCGCCCTGAAGGGTGCCCTGTTGCGGCACCAGTTGCACGACGCGGCCTCGGCCGTGGTCGTCGTCCACGGAGAGCTCGCGGACCGGCCGCTGGGCGTGCTCGACAGCCTGGAAGGCGTACGCCATCTGGTCGTCGTGGACGAGCGTGGGCGCCCCCTTCCCGAGACACCGCGGGTGGCGGTGCACGCGTGGGCGGACCTGCGGAAGGTGTCCGGCAACCGGCCCCGGGTGCGCGTCCGGCCCTCGGACCTCGGCACGATCGTCTACACCGGCGGCACGACCGGTCCGTCGAAGGGCTGCGCCCTCAGCCACCAGTACCACCTGTCGATCGCCCGCCAGATCATCTCCTCCTGGGGTCGCACGCCCGATGACGTGGTGTGGAGCCCGCTCCCGCTGTTCCACTTCAACGCCATCTCGTGTCTGCTCACCGGTACCCTGCTCAACGGCGGCCGGGCGGCGCTCTCCCGCAGGTTCTCCGTATCGGGCTTCTGGCCGGAGATCAACCGGACCGGCGCCACGATCGCCTCGATGCTCGGCTCCCTGGCCGTACTCGTGGCCAAGGCCGAGGACCACCCGGAAGCGAAGAACTCCGGGGTAGCCGGCGCCAACACCACCCTGCGTCTGGTCACCGGTGCGCCGATGCCGCCGGAGATCGACGAGATCTTCCGGTCGAGGTTCGGCGTGACCACGTTCAGCAACGCCTACGGGACCACCGAGGCGTCGCTCATCTCGTGGCTGCCGGCGGGGCACCCGGGGAGGCCGGGGTCCGCGGGACTGGTCAACTCCGAGGCGTTCATCGTCGGGATCTTCGACGACGACGACCGCGCCGTCCCGCCGGGGACGCAAGGGGAGATCGTCTGCCGGCCCCGCAGACCGCACGCGATGTTCGAGGGGTACTGGAAGCGGCCGGAGGCCACGGTCCAGGCGTGGCGCAATCTGTGGTTCCACACCGGCGACATCGGCCGGATGGACGAGGACGGCTACCTCTACTTCGTCGACCGCAAGGCCGACTACCTGCGGCGGCGCGGTGAGAACATCTCCAGTTGGGAGATCGAGAAGGTGTTCCACGAGCACCCGGCGGTGCGTGACGTCTGCGTCCACGCCGTGGCCAGCGCGGTGTCCGAGGACGACGTCAAGGTGACGCTCGTACTCAGGGAGACCGCCGAGGGGGAGCGGCCGAGCGAGGAGACGCTGTGCCGCTGGTCGATCGACCACCTGCCGTACTACGCCGTTCCCCGCTACTTCGAGTTCCGCGACGCCCTCCCGTTGAGCGAGACCGGGCGCTCCGCCAAGCACCTGCTGCGGGCGCAGGGTGTGACCGAGGCGACCTGGGACCGCGAAGCCGCGGGCGTCACCTTCGAGCGTCGCTGA